The Budorcas taxicolor isolate Tak-1 chromosome 2, Takin1.1, whole genome shotgun sequence nucleotide sequence GGGAACTGAGGGTGGGGGAGCTGCGGGAGCTGGAGGTGAGTGGGAGGAGACTGAGAGTGGAAGGGAAGAGGGGCGTCGAGTGCGCCCCCTCCCGGGGGCACCCTTTGGGCTGGAAACCCAAAGGATTTGGAAGGAAGCGTAGGATGCTCCTCACCCTTGACTGATCTCGCCCCTTTCCCGTGCCAGGGCGCACAGCATGGCCGAAAACCGAGAGCCCCGCGGGACTGTCGAGGCTGAGCTGGACCCGGTGGAGTACACCCTGCGGAAGCGGCTTCCCCACCGCCTGCCCCGGAGGCCCAATGACATCTATGTCAACATGAAGACTGACTTTAAGGCGCAGCTGGCCCGCTGCCAGAAGCTGTTGGACGGAGGGGCGCGGGGTCAGAACGCATGCAGTGAGATCTACATTCACGGCTTGGGCCTGGCCATCAACCGGGCCATCAACATTGCCCTACAACTGCAGGCGGGCAGCTTTGGGTCCTTGCAAGTGGCTGCCAATACCTCCACCGTGGAGCTTGTCGATGAGCTGGAACCGGAGACTGATTCACGAGAGCCGCTGACCCGGATCCGCAACAACTCTGCCATCCACATCCGTGTCTTCAGGGTCACGCCCAAGTAACTGAGATGAAGCTGTCCCACCTTATCCACCCATCCCCATACAGCTGGGGCTCAGATGTGGCCCTTCTTGTCCTGAGTACTGTCATGGATCTTCAACCAGACCCATGTAGGAAAAAGCCCATCCCCTGGCAGCCCGGAGGACTCTGAATTGAGAGGGCAAATACCGTCTTTTGTTGGGCCCAAGCAGTGGGTCTTCCTGGATCTTTGTGGTCTGTAGCCATTGTCCTGTACAATAAAAAGTTTCAAGTTATGTTGGTGCCTGGCCACCCACCCTGCTGCACTGCCTTTCCCCTGTGTAAATTCTGGAGAGGAGAGTAGGAAAAAACTTGACAAAGATTTAGATACAGGAGGGGAACCCTAGTGTTTCCTGCTTTCATAGAAAGAGCATAAATTGTCCTACAGACACTGCAACATAAGACAAATGTTAGTGCAGTGCAGAAGCCTGACAATCCcagtgtttgttttaaaatatttcatcctTGCAGAAGAAGGCAGAGAGAATAAAGTAGATACTCCTGCCTGCTGGTGAGCAGCTGGGGTCTAGTGTGTGAGGAAAGTATCAGCTTCTCTGTTGATAGTTCCTGGGCACAGGAAGGATGAGGGCttaaggagagagaaagacaaagatgggCCCTCCTTTGTATTAGGCTGTGGGAGGGATTGACACTGCttcatttgattcctggtcctgGGGGATCCAAAGTGTTCTAAACAGCCGTGGTTCAGAGCCCTTCACACCCTGTGGCTGGGCTGTTCTAAGTGGGAAAGAAAAGCCTTCCCTCTGACTTACTGGGCACACAGGTCATAAGCACTTATTTGCCTGGATATTTGTAGGAGGATCTGatttttcctatttataaaaTGAGTCATCTAAAGCAATGTTTATCAGAGCAGTTGATGACCCATGTGTGGGTCTGGATTTACTAGgtcaaaaccttttaaaaaatcaagtaaaaaGTAACTTCCACGGTAATATTTTGTTGGCACttttatagatatgtatatagaCATGTGTGCTAGTTATGACATCGATTTTACTGTTGGGGGAGGTCACAAGAGCTTGAAAGACTTTGATTTAAAGGTTAGTAACTGAATTTGGTTCTAGTTTGCTTGAAGGCAGTTTGGTTTGGGGTTCTGAAAATCAGGCTTCTCATTTCGCAAAACCTCTCCCTCTGGCTTGAGGGTTCCTGGTGAGGAAGGACTCATGCTGTGGAAGTGACTGCCAGTCGCACAGGAAAGCGAACTCTTCACAGAAGGACTGGTGCTTCATTCTAATGACTAAACACAGGCGGAGTACCTACCGTAAGCCACAAGGCctgggctgggccctggggaTACAAAGGTGGGTATAAAATGGCCCCTACCTTCAAGGAGTTCACCATTTAGTTGGGAAGGTGGATATACCAGTTCTTGTGCAGTGAATAAGCTGTGTGATGTAAGAGGTAAGAATAGCCACAATAGagaagcacagagaaggaaatggctaacttCCTGGTGAGGTCTGAGATGGTTTCACCTTTGACCTGGGTTTTGAAGTATGAAGAGGAGTTTGCGAGGCAGAAGAGGGGAGAGGCTGCATCAGGCAAAGGCATCAGTGTGTACAAAGGGGATTCACTAACAGGCAAGGTGTGTTGTAGGACTGGAGGGTCACTCGGCAGCTACAAAGGAAGCATTGGGGAGATTTGAGGGAGACGATTCTATCAGATCGCCCCAATTCCCCCCTCCCAATTTCCCTATCAGCCTTGACTGCAAGGCTCCCTTGCCCAGGAGGCCCCAGTAACGGGGGAGCCAGCAGGGAGCTGGAGGGAGCTGTGTGTGTCCCTGCACGTATGTGCTCTGGTCTCTGCTCTTGGCCCAGGCCCAGCAGAGGTGGTAGCAGCAGCCCTTTTGCGTTTGGTTTGTTTTGGCTGCGACATCTTCCAgcttatttgtttgttgtttctgCTCCATAATCTCTCACTGCTTGCCAGTGGGGCTTCCCTCAGTGGCAGAAACAGCCTCTAGACATTGCCACCGAAAGAAGAGGGGCTGTGGGGGCAGGTAGGGGGTGCGGGGAAAGTGCCTGCATCTGTCCGAGTGCACACCTGGCGGATGGGGCAGGGAGCTCTGCCAGGAGGCCACCAGCCgcctctgctcccctccctctctgGGTTCTCTGCAGTGTCTTCCATCACAGCTTGGGAAGCGGGAAGGTGATGGGGGCAGAAAGGGTGTCCAGACGCAGTTCCCCTCCCTTCTTTTTGCTCAACAGCTATGGAGCCCACAACAGAGTGCAAAATGACCTCTTACTTCAAAACCAGTTCCCCCGAGGTCAGATTTGAAATGCTTGTCTTGGAGGTGGGAGCAGACCTTCGCTCCTCATCTCTAGTATTATTGAGAATTCACTGCTTGTGAGGAATCTGTGTTAGGCACCAGGTCTGCCCAGAGAGGTACGAACCCCTGGGCCTCTAAAAACTAATAGGAAGAAGGACCAACAGATTTAGAAAGAATTAATTTACATAGTGCTTGGAGCCTGGCATTAGCAAGGGCTCCAAAGAGAGTGGAAACTTGATAGTGTGAGCCATTTTGCTAAGGAATGGTTTGGTCCTCTTCAtgaggatggggagaggggaaggaaggtggtttgtgtgtgtttgaTCCACAAGGCTGGGTTCTTAGTCCTGCTGGCTTTTACTTTTGTGGCAGTGGCAGCGGGAAAGAAGACGGGCCCTCAGGACCCAGGAACTGGTCTGGATGGGTGGATGATCCTGCTAGGAAGTTCCTTGCACTCTTCCAGGTGAGTTCCTGGTGCTTGGTCAGGAGCTGGAAGAACAAACCCCGTGGAGCCTATGGGGAAGATGGCCTAGAGGCGTGTGTAAATGTAGTTCTGAAGGGAAGAGACGACCCACTGCAGGTTTGGGAATGAGGCAAAGGTTATCCCACCAAGAGAGAAGTCTGTGAAAATGACCACTTAAGACTCCATTTTCCTAAATGACATTTatgggtgcttttgaattgttttatttttgtttggacAGGAGAGCTGCTACAGCCAATTTAGCAGCTCTGTCTTCTGGTAAAGGATAGGAAGGACATGCGTAAAGGACATCCTTCTGGTAAAGGGCGTGTGAAGGAGCTTGGGAATGTTCAGGCATACCTGAGAACAGGAGATCCTAGGATGCGGCTGACACCTCACAGAAACCTTAGCTGGGGAGGTGCATCTGGAGGTGGAGGTCTTGGTGCTTTGCGTGCCCTCCTGCAAGGACTCAAGCACTGGGGGAGAGTCGAGACTAGTAACCGAGGAAGGTGGCCTGGGGATGCTTCGGGGCCTGTCCAGGGTGGGCCTGAAGGCCTCATTCAGTCCAAGGTCCTTGGGACTTCTCCTGGCCTCCCTTGGGAGGAGACCCATGTTAAGGGAACAAGAAATCCCTGGTCGGCTCCAGGCTTTGAATGAACTGAGTGAGCGTTGCCTTGATATCTACATCTTGACCCACCCCCAGCTCCAATCAGCTGTGTTCCGGCGGCAACTTTCTCCAAAAAGCAGTGAATGTGTCCACCCAGAAGACTCCCATCCTCCATCCACACCCTCTGACCCCGTGACATTTGCCAGCGGGTGGCTTAGCGAGGCAGCTACAACACCAGGGATAAGGTGTCACGAACCGATGCCCGCCTCCCCAGAAGGAGCGGTGGCGGATGCTGGAGGAAGGCTGAAGAGTATGTTGGCGATCTGGTCTCTGGTCCTGCAAAGCGAGGACAAACAGCAGGGAGAGTAAAGTCAAGGGTGCAGTGATAATAGGTAGCATGTATTGATTACCTCATGCCGGGCGTTACACAATCACACGACGGCCCTGGCAAGTGGTTACTATCGTTTCTTCTGCCATCCCCAGGCTTGGACATAAGGTCACCTGTTCAGGTTGGGtgctggtaagtggcagagctcaCCAGGTCACCAAATCTGGGCTCCCTTGTTTACCAGACAAGCCTCGTTAGGCTTCTGAAGCAGCAGAGCTGCTTGCTGAGAACAAAACCCAGACATCTGGTCCTAGGGGCTACCTTGTGGCCAAGTAAGCAGAGATTGACTCTGTTTCTCCAAGCTGACCTCCGCACAAGACTTCAGCAGGAATCCCTACTCTGAGTCCTCACTCCCTTCCCAGTTCCCCAAGCGCCAGGAAGCCCTCCCCATCACACCCTCCGAGGTCTGAGCCACCCCACTTCCCAGCACAGAAGGTCTGGGCCCCTGGCGGAGCTCCCAAGCCTGGCTGAGAAGATACTGATTGGAAAGGAGGAGGGCGGAGAGGTCCAGAGGCCCCCCTTCTCCGCCCCAACAAGACTCCAGGCAGCTGGGACTTCGTGCTTCCTGGGGGTCTGCGCTAGCTCAGGGGGGCTGTAAATTTGCTTCTTGGAGTTTCAATCTGAACCGGCTGCTGGGACAACTCCAGCTTGTCTCCACCCCCGCCATCCTGTGGTCACGACTGTCCCTTTTCAGGCCTCGCCTCGGGGGCTCCCTGCTCAGGAAGTAGACGAAGGCCTCTCAAGCCCCAGCGAACCCAGAGCTAGGTTGTCCAGGCACGGTTCCAGCAAGCATGCAGAAGACGAGGGGCTCACTTCTTCCCTCTAGGCCTCCCATCCTCTGGTTGAGGTATCTGGAGTGGACGGACCACGCTATGCAAGCCACACTTGAGCGAGGACCATAAACAGGCAACAGGCCAGGTGCCCGCTGGCACCAAGATGAACAAGACCTGCCTATACTTTGTCCTTTGCTCTCTCCACCTGTGCTGCACGACTCCAGAGAATACCATTCTCATCAGAGTCCAAATGAATGGCGGCCCCTGGAGCTGTGCAGTGCTCAGCCTTGACAGCTGTGCATGGTGGCCCCAAGAGGGGAGGCTTGAGGCATAAAgtagaagtgttagtcgctcagtcatgtccgactctttgcgaccccatggactgtagcccaccaggctcttctctccatggaattctccaggcaggaatacgggagtgggttgccattcccttctccaggcaatcttcctcacccagaggttgaactcagatctccctcactgtaggcagattctttaccatctgaaccaccagggaagctctgagacATAAAGGACGTACATAAGGAACGGCAGCCCGGAGCAGGGAGACAGCTTTCTGCTGGGGCATCTGGGAAGGCTTCGTAGAGGAGGTAACAACTTGAAGAAAGGGAGCGATAATGTGGGAGGACGAGGGTGATCAGGTGGAAGGCAGAGAGTGAGTGAAGGGCCGGAAGCAGCAAATCATATCACTGAGCTCCTGTAATGTGGGTATGGGGGTGAGCGAAGTGGGAGAACAGGCTGGAAAAGTTGGGTGGGTGGCGGAGCACAGAGGGCCTTAGTTCCGAGGAACCGGGAGCCACTGCAGGCTCGTGCTCAGGTAACACCCTGAATAAGGCTGTTTGCTCAGCGGGAAAGTTACTCTAGTGGCTGCCAGGATGCCTCCAGCCTGTCTCCACCGCCCCCATCCAGTTGGGGGGTATCTGGAGGGGACAGCGTGGTGACCTTCTGCAGTCACCCTGGCACTGGGCCAGCACCATGCCAGAGAAATACAAACAGGCAGATGGAGGGGGCCCTGGCAGGGGGGCACTAGGCATCGGAGGGGGAGTCCCAGGTAGCTTCCTGCTCCTCAGGGTGCCCTGCTTGTCCAGGCTGGAATGATGGGCTCTGCTGGATGGTATCCGTCAGCAGCTGGTTGAAGTTGGCCCCCCAGTCAGCCTCTGCCCTCTCAGTAGGAATACTACAGCTTAGGGATTGGATGGAGGTTCCATCTCTCCCCTTGTCTCCTCTGCCTGCTCTCCCGGGCTGCAATTGCAGCTCTTTCCAAACGCTCCAGTGGATGAGCCAATGTCACCCTTGTCCAGCAGGCCCCAGCACCTAGGGGCTATTGCCCAGGGCCCATCTACCTTTCTCGAAGGCAGGGGCCTGGGGAACCTCTGCCAAGCTGGCGTGCGGGGAGAGGCAGGTCCCACAGCCCGAAcggctcctcctctcctccctctcctccggCTGTGTCTACTCCCCGCCATCCCCCCCGGCCCCCTCTCTATGGTCGGGTCAGGTCAGTGACGCAGGAGTCTGGGGACCCGGAGAGCAGAGGCTGAGGCGTGTGGGAAGTCAGGACAGGACGCATGTGCGGACGTGTGTGGACgtgagtgtgcgtgtgtttgTCCCACAGCTGGGATCTTGTCCCAGGGCTGGGCTCCGAGGGCCATGTGGGGCTGGGAGGCCGCCTGGGTGCTGACAGGGAAACCAGGATCAGGGGGCACAGTGGGGTGTGCAGACTGGCAGCCAGCACACCAGGTTTTGGGGGAGGCCCCGAGAGCAGGCCGTGGGTGAGCAGAGGACAGGGGAGCACATCGGGGCCTCATTGTTACCTGAAAGCCTCTGCCTTCTTGCCCCTCCCACTCATCTGTCTGAACCCTCTTTGATTACCCCTTATCTCCCTCGCTTTGTCACCTTCTTCTCAGTAGGCATTCTGCCTGCTTCATCCAAAATTGCCACCTCCTCCAAGATTCCTGGGCCTTCAAAGCTTTTTGCCACTGGAGAGCCTctatcttttattcatttttgtgtttgtCATCCATCTCTCCACTAGAATGTCAGCTCCGCCAGGGCAGGCAGTCTTGTCCATTTCATTCACTGCTCTATCCCCAGGTTCCTGGCCaacagtaagtttttttttttttccctggctgccctgggtcttcattgctgccccggctttttctagttgcagcgagccAGGGCTACTgtttgttgtggtgtgtgggcttctcactgcagtggcttcccttgtggagcacaggctctaggtcgtgagggcttcagtagtagttgtagcacgtgggctcagtagttgcggtgcacaggcttagtggctccatgcttcccggaccagggatcgaacctgtgtccccagcactggcaggtggattcctatctactacgccaccagggaagtccaagtaggTACTCTCATATGTATATTTCTTGAACGAATGAATATTTCCCATTCGTTCCAAAGTCCCAGTTCTTCAGAGTGGCATTCAAGGCCCTTCACAACCTGACCTCTCCCTAAACAGCACCCTAGCCTGATATCCACCtctccctcccacaccccacccTTCACCCCAAAACACTTGACCCATCAACACAGGGCTAGATCAGCCTCCCCCATCCACCTCACATCTTTTCCCAATGAAATCCTGCCTGCCCTTCAAGGCTGAGCTTGTTTTCACCTCCTGCATCAAATCCTGCTTGATTCCCCAGCTAGAGGTGACCTCCCCCTCTTCCAAACTCTCATAGCTCAGCTCTGCACACCCCAGTCCTCACACATGGCTCCACGTACCCATCCTATGTCTACTGTAAgctgcaaactccaggaggcaggAGTTAAGTCTCAATGCATGTTTCTGTTCTGAAAAGTTTGTAGTCAGTTGTCTTGcacaaaatgaagtgaagtcactcagtcgtctccaactctttgcgaccccatggactgtagcccaccaggctcctccgtccatgggattctccaggcaagaatacttgagttggttgccatttccttctccaggggatcttcctgacccatggatcaaacccaggtctcctgcactgcaggcagacgctttaacctctgagccaccagggaagccaagtctTGCACAAAGAAGGGACTAAATGCATGAATAAAATAGATCTAATATTATGGGACTGGGGAGGGAGTGAATGAACATATAAGTAACCACCAGTATTCATCAGGGTTTCCCATTTGTGAAAGCAACATGAACAGGGATGGTGCTTTCAGGAGGCCCATTTGACAGGTTAGAGCACTGAGGCCTAGACACTCAGGCCACTTTCCAAGGTTTGAGAGGCAAGCTAGCCTTGGACTCCTGCTCCCTAGAGTTtgccccctgccccagggctTCCTAGAAACCACAGAGGTTTAGCTGCAGACCCCAGGTGCCACCCCTCTGGGGGTTTGttgtatttcagactcttaagAATTTTGCCAGGCACACTGACCTaaaagttcaatttctgggttttCAGGGTCCTCAAAAGTGAGGAGTGGGAGGAGAAGACCCCACCAAATGTCTTGCTCTGTGCGCCACCCATATTAAATTCCTCAACTCGAACAACACCGGTTTCTACAAGAATTGGGACCGTAAGAAGCCACTGACTTGCTCAGCCAGCACCTTCCTGACTGCCTTGCAAGAACACAGACAGGCCCATctctgggcgggggcgggggcggggtggggggggatgtCGGGGTCTCCAGGCGCTCCCAGCAGAATGGCACTGCTCTCCCAGGGCAGCCTTGTGCCGGTCCCGCGGCGCGCACCCAGCCGCACCTCCCGGAACCCGGGGGTCGGACTGCAGACAGCCCCGCGCCCCGCACCCGCGCCTGCATCTGCTCCGCCCCGGCGAGCCCCCGACCCAGGCGTCCTGCCCCGGCTGTGACCCCTCCGGTCCCCACCTCCCGCGACCCCTCACGCACAcagcctccccccaaccccccacccgcACGCACACAGTTGATAACAGCCCCGACCCCCGGCCGCCGCCGCAGTCCCCGGGCCAACAGTCCCAGGGCCAACCCCGCCGGTCGCCTTGCTGCGCCGTCCTCCGGACCCTGGCCCCGGGCTCTGCGCGCTCTGCCCCGACCCCCTCGGCGCCCAGGGACCGCGGCCCCCTCGTTCGGCCGGCGGGGCGGCCCTGCCCCGTCGAGCTTCCCGGGATGCGGGGCCGCGGCGCAGGCACCCGCCGAGCCCCAGGTCGCTAAGGGGCCAGGCGAGGCACGGAGATGGGGGCGCGCGGTGAGTACTCTCGGCCGGGGCAGCGCTGTTTGAGGAGGAATTTACCGCTGGGGCTCTTGGCCCCGAGGTGGCCCGGTTCAAGGACTTGAGACTTGCCAAGGACCCCGGAAGGGCAAGGGGGGTGGGGCAGCCTTCACCTGCCGGTCTGTCGGGCTCGAGGAGTCCCCCGGGGAGAGTCGCAACCTGAGCCGGAGACGGGGCGGAGGGCTGGGGGTTCAGGGAGAAGAGGCGCGGCTCTGTGGGTGCCGAGGAAGACTCAGACACCTGGGTCTGGGAGCTACAGCCCGGATATGCGAGAAGGGACGCCGCTGTCACACCGGGATTGAAGTTTGGCCGGGAGAAGTGGATGCCGGtagctgggggggtggggtgcgcACGCAGCCGCGGGATTGAATGAACGCGGAGGCAGAGCCTGAGCGCTCCCAAGGTCCGGCTGGGGAGGGCTCACTGGGGGCTGCGCAGCGGGATGGGTGAGCCTGCCGGTCCAAAGCAGCCCTTCTCCCGCGAGAATGCTCCTCATCCGCAGCCCGTCTCTCTTTCCTAGACTGtactccgctgctgctgctgtctttTCTGCTGTTTCCTCTGGGCCTCCCAGTCCTGGGCGCCCCCCCACGCCTCATCTGTGACAGCCGAGTCCTGGAGAGGTACATCCTGGAGGCCAGGGAGGCCGAAAATGCCACGGTGAGGTCCTCTCCCCAAGACCTTTCACAGAACTCACACGTGGGGCACCAGGGTCAAGCCCCCTCTCAAGATCCAGGAACCTGGTGCTTGGTTCAGGGGTGGAAGCAAGGAGCCAAGGTCCCCAGTAAAAGTCCTAGGAGTGGTAGTCCCCAGTGCCTAAGTGGACGCTAGGTGAGGGGCTAAGCCGGAGGGAGGCCGTGGGGCCCCTGACTCCAGGCTTGTGCATTTCAGATGGGCTGTGCAGAAGGCTGCAGCTTCAATGAGAATATCACTGTCCCAGACACCAAGGTTAACTTCTATGCCTGGAAGAGGATGGAGGTGAGTTCATGGGTTCCTTCCTCTTGGGAAGTCTCATTTTGGGAACCTCATAGGATGGTCAGGAGAATgctagagagagaagaaatggaaCAGCAAAGATGAGGGTGAATGCTCAGAGGGAGGAGAGTGAGGCTGGCTTGGGCTAGCTAACTCCAAGTCTCTGCTCCTTTTAGGTCCAGCAGCAGGCTCTGGAAGTCTGGCAGGGCCTGGCCCTGCTCTCAGAAGCTATCTTGCGGGGCCAGGCCCTATTGGCCAACACATCCCAGCCATGCGAGGCCCTGCGGCTGCACGTGGACAAAGCTGTCAGCGGCCTCCGCAGTCTCACTTCCCTGCTTCGGGCGCTGGGAGCCCAGGTGTGTCTGGCCCCTTCCTTGCCCCTGGGGTTGCTGTTTCTGTAAAGTGAGAGAAGGGCCCTGCCAAGGAAACCCCCTAGCCATTCTACCCGGAAACCCATCTCCTGCCGGGGGCCCTGGTGCTGCACTAACCTTTAGTCCTCTCTTTGCAGAAAGAAGCCATCCCCCTTCCAGATGCAACCCCCTCCGCAGCCCCACTCCGAATATTCACTGTTGATGCTTTGTCCAAGCTCTTCCGAATCTACTCCAATTTCCTGAGGGGAAAGCTGACGCTGTACACAGGGGAGGCCTGCAGGAGAGGGGACAGGTGACCCGGTGCTATTACCCCGGGCACGTCCATCACCTCGCTCACCATCACTGCCTGCGCCATGCCTTCCACGCCGCCACTCCCAACCCCTGTCGACAGGCCACCAGCTCAGTGCCAGCCTGTCCCACGGACACTCCAGGGCCAGCGGTGACATCTCAGGGGCTAGAGGAACTGTCCAGAGCTCAACTCAGATCTAAGGATGTCACAGGGCCAGTCTGAGGCCCCAAAGCTGGAGGAATTCAGAGTTAACGTAAACTTGGGGGCAGCACCATGCTGCAGAGACACTGAGACTCATCTTAGCATGCTGCCGAGCCGCAGTGCTGGGACCAGCTGGAGGATGGATACCTCCTTCTACACGTACCAAGCAGGGACAGGATGGGCTGGAGAATTTAGGGGGAAGACATGAATTCTCTGGGTCTCGTGGGGACTCCGTGACAGCAGAGTCCACTGGACAAGGAGGGTGGTGGGAGCCGTGAAGATGGAATGGGGGCTGGCCCCTGGTTATCACTTGTGTCCACTTGGGTCCAAGTCTTGTGTATTTTTCAACCTCACTGGCAAGAACTGAAACCACAACCTGGCTCTtggtttttcctattttcctggGAGCCCCATACTTCCGCGGGTCCGTCCCCATCCTGGCAGTAGGTGGCAGGTCCGGGAAGCCagaggtggagggggtggggtgctACGTGCTGCCTCGCATGGCCTGTCTGACCTCTTGACCCCACTGGCCTGAGGCCACAAGCTCTGCCCACGCTGGTCAATAAGGTGGCTCCATTCAAGGCTAGTCCTTAGTAGGTAGCTGCCAACTGGCCCAggataagtctttttttttttggctgcacagcagaGCTTGTGGGCTTTtcgttccctaaccagggattgaacctggaccttgGCAGTAacagcgtggagtcctaaccactgcaccaccagggaattcccaagggcAAGCCTTTAGTGAGTTTTGGGGCCAGTAAGGACACAGGTGCCAAGGGGAGGGGCCCTTTTGAGGGTTGCTGCCAGCTGCCAACACTGTCCACTGGAACTTTATTCTTTTCTGCCTCTTCTCTGTGGCCCCTTCTTCGAATGCTATCATCCCAGCACCAGGCTTTCCCAGGGTACAAGCTCCCTCTAAGTCCAGCAGAACTTTTCTTGCCTGGGGATGGTTACCATTAATGCTCCAACCTGAAGCTTGCAGAAGGGGCAGTAGATGG carries:
- the POP7 gene encoding ribonuclease P protein subunit p20 isoform X1, which translates into the protein MQPGGVFIRYPGVYEVNEEPNDLETVRGSAGWAHSMAENREPRGTVEAELDPVEYTLRKRLPHRLPRRPNDIYVNMKTDFKAQLARCQKLLDGGARGQNACSEIYIHGLGLAINRAINIALQLQAGSFGSLQVAANTSTVELVDELEPETDSREPLTRIRNNSAIHIRVFRVTPK
- the POP7 gene encoding ribonuclease P protein subunit p20 isoform X2, coding for MAENREPRGTVEAELDPVEYTLRKRLPHRLPRRPNDIYVNMKTDFKAQLARCQKLLDGGARGQNACSEIYIHGLGLAINRAINIALQLQAGSFGSLQVAANTSTVELVDELEPETDSREPLTRIRNNSAIHIRVFRVTPK
- the EPO gene encoding erythropoietin — translated: MGARDCTPLLLLSFLLFPLGLPVLGAPPRLICDSRVLERYILEAREAENATMGCAEGCSFNENITVPDTKVNFYAWKRMEVQQQALEVWQGLALLSEAILRGQALLANTSQPCEALRLHVDKAVSGLRSLTSLLRALGAQKEAIPLPDATPSAAPLRIFTVDALSKLFRIYSNFLRGKLTLYTGEACRRGDR